The genomic window CTATAAGCTTGGCGGTGGAAAAAATATGGTAAACGTCATTCTCGTAGATTTCCGTGGTTTCGATACACTGTTTGAAATTACCGTTTTAGGTATTGCTGCTCTCGCCATTTATAGTATGATTCAGCTCCGCCTTTTAAGGAGGGACGAAGGTTGAAAAAAACGAACAGAAAAACGAATGATATCATTTTACAAACGATCACAAAAATCGTTCTATTTATCATTATGATTTTTTCACTATTTCTCTTTTTTTCGGGACATAATGCACCTGGAGGAGGGTTTATTGGAGGATTAATGACATCCTCTGCGATTGTCCTTTTACTCATAGCCTATGATGTAAAGACAGTGAAAAAGATTTTGCCAGTCAACTATATTAAGTTGGCGGCAGTTGGGCTTTTCATCGCTGTTATGACAGGGGCTGGCTCCTTTT from Bacillus alveayuensis includes these protein-coding regions:
- a CDS encoding multicomponent Na+:H+ antiporter subunit B (product_source=KO:K05566; cog=COG2111; ko=KO:K05566; pfam=PF04039; superfamily=81665; tigrfam=TIGR00943; transmembrane_helix_parts=Inside_1_11,TMhelix_12_34,Outside_35_37,TMhelix_38_60,Inside_61_78,TMhelix_79_101,Outside_102_115,TMhelix_116_138,Inside_139_145), yielding MKKTNRKTNDIILQTITKIVLFIIMIFSLFLFFSGHNAPGGGFIGGLMTSSAIVLLLIAYDVKTVKKILPVNYIKLAAVGLFIAVMTGAGSFFFGVPFLTHTFGYFHLPILGDTELATAVLFDLGVYLVVIGVTMTIIQTIGETE